One segment of Paraburkholderia sp. PGU19 DNA contains the following:
- the phoU gene encoding phosphate signaling complex protein PhoU, whose amino-acid sequence MSDKHLSSQFDAALNMLSTNLLEMGGVVERQITRCLSLLDAYDPALVEDIRDSERELNALEIEIDEEIHRVIARRQPAARDLRLLMAMSKCVTNLERMGDEARKISKRMRRIDEHGGTPPISLAELKQCGELASSILHRVLDAFARMDAVAAAQIVRDDKAIDDVFRAFVERLAIHMNETPRTITVALEYLFIAKALERIGDHAKNIAEFVVFVVKGRDVRHIPLRELEREALTN is encoded by the coding sequence ATGTCCGACAAGCATCTCTCCAGTCAGTTCGACGCTGCGCTCAACATGCTATCGACCAACCTGCTGGAAATGGGTGGCGTGGTCGAACGACAAATTACCCGCTGCCTGTCGTTGCTCGACGCTTATGACCCCGCGCTCGTCGAAGACATTCGCGACAGCGAGCGTGAGCTGAACGCGCTCGAAATCGAAATCGATGAAGAAATACACCGCGTGATCGCACGCCGACAACCGGCTGCACGCGACCTGCGGCTATTGATGGCCATGTCGAAGTGCGTCACTAATCTCGAACGCATGGGCGACGAAGCGCGCAAGATTTCCAAGCGCATGCGGCGCATCGATGAACATGGCGGAACGCCGCCCATCTCGCTGGCCGAGCTGAAGCAGTGCGGTGAACTGGCGTCGTCGATCCTGCATCGGGTGCTCGATGCGTTTGCGCGCATGGACGCCGTGGCCGCCGCGCAGATCGTGCGCGACGACAAGGCCATCGACGACGTATTCCGTGCGTTCGTCGAGCGGCTCGCGATACACATGAACGAGACGCCGCGCACCATTACGGTCGCGCTCGAATATCTGTTCATCGCGAAGGCGTTGGAACGGATCGGCGATCACGCGAAGAACATTGCCGAATTCGTCGTGTTCGTCGTCAAGGGGCGCGATGTGCGTCACATTCCGCTGCGCGAACTCGAACGCGAGGCATTGACGAACTGA
- a CDS encoding FAD-dependent monooxygenase, translated as MEDVDVLVVGAGPVGLLLGTELQRDGVAVNVIDGMPARGFFCKALGITPRTLEIFDDLGIVDRAIEAGVWLTGVETWVDGAMVPARSMHVPEQGLPYGSLSLAQYETERLLEAAFTGHGGRVHYGVKLDSFVETDDGVEAFLTGPHGEARTVRCRWLVGCDGAHSKVRSALGLSYEGAQFPQTFALADVDIDWAHPRGPMYRFEWSDAARAKTSVAAVPIRGSARRYRLSMTMPDDHSASLAGVAAPDFDTMCALLLPSLPEGARLSSMRWSSVYRVSHRIASEYGHGRVFIAGDAAHIHPPVGGQGMNTGLQDAHNLAWKLVHVAKGLAHPALLDSYSAERHPVGVDVVQSTSAALNAVLARKAANPAMRETQLLVTYRGSPIVADMCADAAPELPAPGDRLPDVYGLSQRFVGRPRRLQEFVGHGRHVLLGYVDAAGAQYEAFADGCRALAGLLPGLASAVLVAAPGCEVPGGELMTVLTDTNGEFAATFRASGGMVWIVRPDGHIGWRSGSCSGDAVKSWGRVLRG; from the coding sequence ATGGAAGACGTGGATGTGCTCGTCGTCGGAGCGGGTCCCGTCGGCTTGCTGCTTGGCACCGAATTGCAGCGCGACGGCGTCGCGGTGAACGTGATCGACGGAATGCCGGCGAGAGGGTTCTTCTGCAAGGCGCTCGGCATTACGCCGCGCACGCTGGAGATTTTCGACGATCTGGGAATCGTTGATCGCGCAATCGAGGCGGGTGTCTGGCTCACGGGCGTCGAAACGTGGGTCGACGGGGCGATGGTGCCTGCGCGCAGCATGCATGTGCCGGAACAGGGTTTGCCGTACGGGTCGCTTTCGCTCGCGCAGTACGAGACGGAGCGGCTGCTCGAAGCGGCGTTCACCGGACATGGCGGGCGCGTGCACTATGGGGTCAAGCTCGACAGCTTTGTCGAAACGGACGATGGCGTCGAAGCGTTTCTGACGGGGCCACACGGCGAGGCGCGCACGGTGCGCTGCCGATGGCTCGTCGGATGTGACGGCGCGCATAGCAAGGTGCGTTCGGCATTGGGGCTGTCGTACGAGGGCGCGCAATTTCCACAGACTTTTGCACTCGCCGATGTGGACATCGACTGGGCGCATCCGCGCGGGCCGATGTACCGATTCGAATGGAGCGACGCGGCGCGCGCGAAAACCAGCGTGGCGGCGGTGCCGATTCGCGGATCGGCGCGGCGCTACCGGCTGTCGATGACCATGCCTGACGATCATTCAGCTTCACTGGCGGGAGTTGCCGCACCTGATTTCGACACGATGTGCGCACTGCTGTTGCCCTCGCTGCCGGAAGGCGCCCGTTTGTCTTCGATGCGCTGGTCGTCGGTGTATCGGGTGAGTCATCGCATTGCGTCCGAGTATGGACATGGCCGCGTGTTCATTGCGGGCGACGCCGCGCATATTCATCCGCCTGTCGGCGGGCAGGGAATGAACACGGGCTTGCAGGACGCGCACAACCTCGCATGGAAGCTCGTGCACGTGGCGAAAGGCCTTGCGCATCCCGCTTTGCTAGACAGTTATTCGGCGGAACGGCATCCCGTCGGCGTGGACGTCGTTCAGTCGACGAGCGCCGCGCTCAACGCCGTGCTCGCCCGCAAGGCCGCCAATCCGGCGATGCGCGAGACGCAGCTACTGGTTACGTATCGCGGCAGTCCGATCGTCGCCGACATGTGCGCGGATGCGGCCCCGGAGTTACCAGCGCCGGGCGACCGGCTGCCGGATGTGTATGGCTTGTCGCAGCGCTTTGTGGGGCGTCCACGGCGATTGCAGGAGTTTGTCGGGCATGGGCGCCATGTGCTGCTTGGTTATGTCGATGCGGCTGGCGCGCAATATGAGGCGTTTGCCGATGGCTGTCGGGCGCTTGCCGGGTTGCTGCCTGGTCTAGCGTCGGCTGTGCTCGTTGCGGCGCCGGGCTGCGAAGTGCCAGGCGGCGAACTGATGACGGTGTTGACGGATACGAACGGCGAGTTTGCGGCAACGTTTCGCGCGTCAGGCGGCATGGTTTGGATCGTGCGGCCGGATGGACATATCGGATGGAGAAGCGGCAGTTGTTCGGGCGATGCGGTGAAAAGCTGGGGACGAGTTCTTCGCGGCTAA
- the katG gene encoding catalase/peroxidase HPI codes for MSTDAKCPFIHAAGGGTTNRDWWPKQLRLDLLSQHSSRSNPLDKDFDYAEAFKSLDLAAVKQDLAVLMTDSQDWWPADFGHYGPLFIRMAWHSAGTYRTGDGRGGGGRGQQRFAPLNSWPDNVSLDKARRLLWPVKQKYGQKISWADLMILSGNVALETMGFKTFGFAGGREDTWEPDQDVYWGNEKTWLGGDVRYGKAAAPRDAGDEGVLVADEELHGEETSRTVSGRNLENPLGAVQMGLIYVNPEGPDGNPDPLAAAHDIRETFARMAMNDEETVALIAGGHTFGKTHGAGPADNVGAEPEAAELENQGLGWKSSFGSGKGGDTITSGLEVTWTATPTQWGMGFFQNLFGHEWELTKSPAGANQWVAKGATATIPHAHDPSKKLLPTMLTTDLSLRFDPEYEKISRRFMQNPDEFADAFARAWFKLTHRDMGPRARYLGPEVPAEELLWQDPIPAVNHPLVDTNDIASLKQKILASGLAVSQLVSTAWASASTFRGSDMRGGANGARIRLAPQKDWAANQPEQLAKVLKTLEGIQSEFNGAASGGKKISLADLIVLAGGAAIEQAAKNAGQLVSVPFTPGRMDASQEQTDVLSVAVLEPVADGFRNFLKGKYDVPAEALLIDKAQRLTLTAPEMTVLIGGLRVLNVHTGADSHGVFTKRPETLTNDFFRNLLDMGTEWTPTTPAREVFEGADRRTGEVKWTGTRVDLIFGSHAQLRALCEVYASEDAQEKFTRDFVAAWVKVMNLDRFDLA; via the coding sequence ATGTCAACCGATGCAAAGTGCCCGTTCATTCATGCCGCTGGCGGCGGAACGACCAATCGCGACTGGTGGCCGAAGCAGCTTCGGCTGGACCTGCTCAGCCAGCATTCCAGCCGGTCCAATCCGCTGGACAAGGATTTCGACTACGCCGAGGCGTTCAAGAGCCTCGATCTCGCCGCCGTCAAGCAAGACCTCGCGGTGCTGATGACCGACTCGCAGGACTGGTGGCCCGCGGACTTCGGCCACTATGGACCGTTGTTCATTCGCATGGCATGGCATAGCGCCGGCACGTACCGCACGGGCGATGGACGCGGAGGCGGCGGTCGCGGCCAGCAGCGTTTCGCCCCCCTAAATAGCTGGCCGGACAATGTCAGCCTCGACAAAGCGCGCCGCTTGCTCTGGCCCGTGAAGCAGAAATACGGCCAGAAAATCTCCTGGGCCGATCTGATGATCCTGTCCGGCAATGTCGCGCTGGAAACCATGGGCTTCAAGACCTTCGGCTTCGCGGGCGGTCGCGAAGACACGTGGGAACCTGATCAAGACGTCTACTGGGGCAATGAAAAAACCTGGCTCGGCGGCGACGTCCGCTACGGCAAAGCCGCCGCGCCCCGCGACGCAGGCGACGAAGGCGTGCTCGTCGCCGACGAGGAACTGCACGGCGAAGAAACCAGCCGCACCGTTAGCGGGCGGAATCTGGAAAACCCGCTCGGCGCCGTGCAGATGGGCCTGATCTACGTGAACCCGGAAGGCCCGGACGGTAATCCCGATCCGCTCGCCGCCGCGCACGACATCCGCGAAACCTTCGCGCGCATGGCGATGAACGACGAGGAAACCGTCGCGCTGATCGCAGGCGGCCACACGTTCGGCAAAACGCACGGCGCCGGTCCCGCCGATAACGTCGGCGCCGAACCCGAAGCCGCCGAGCTCGAAAACCAGGGGCTAGGCTGGAAAAGCAGCTTCGGCAGCGGCAAGGGCGGCGACACGATCACGAGCGGCCTGGAAGTCACGTGGACGGCCACACCGACACAGTGGGGCATGGGCTTCTTCCAGAACCTGTTCGGCCACGAATGGGAATTGACCAAGAGCCCCGCGGGCGCGAATCAGTGGGTCGCCAAGGGCGCGACGGCCACGATCCCGCATGCGCACGATCCATCGAAAAAGCTGCTGCCGACGATGCTCACCACTGATCTATCGCTGCGCTTCGACCCCGAGTACGAGAAGATTTCGCGGCGCTTCATGCAGAACCCGGATGAGTTCGCCGACGCGTTCGCGCGCGCCTGGTTCAAGCTGACGCATCGCGACATGGGGCCGCGCGCCCGCTATCTCGGCCCGGAAGTGCCTGCCGAAGAACTGCTGTGGCAGGACCCGATTCCCGCCGTGAATCATCCATTGGTCGATACCAACGACATTGCTTCGCTGAAGCAGAAAATTCTGGCTTCGGGGCTCGCTGTCTCGCAGCTGGTGTCAACGGCGTGGGCTTCGGCGTCGACGTTCCGTGGCTCGGACATGCGCGGCGGGGCCAATGGCGCACGCATCCGCCTCGCACCGCAGAAGGACTGGGCGGCCAATCAGCCCGAACAACTGGCGAAGGTGCTCAAAACGCTCGAAGGCATCCAGAGTGAGTTCAACGGGGCGGCGTCGGGCGGCAAGAAGATTTCGCTCGCGGATCTGATCGTGCTGGCAGGCGGCGCGGCGATCGAACAGGCGGCGAAGAACGCCGGGCAACTCGTCAGCGTGCCGTTCACACCGGGGCGCATGGACGCGTCGCAGGAACAGACGGACGTGCTATCCGTCGCCGTGCTGGAGCCGGTCGCCGATGGCTTCCGCAACTTCCTCAAGGGCAAGTACGACGTACCGGCGGAAGCGCTGCTGATCGACAAGGCGCAACGGCTGACACTGACGGCGCCGGAAATGACGGTGCTGATCGGCGGCTTGCGCGTGCTGAACGTGCACACGGGTGCCGATTCGCACGGCGTGTTCACGAAACGGCCAGAAACGCTGACCAACGACTTCTTCCGCAACCTGCTCGACATGGGCACGGAATGGACGCCTACGACGCCCGCGCGCGAGGTGTTCGAAGGCGCCGACCGCCGAACGGGCGAAGTGAAGTGGACGGGCACGCGCGTCGATCTGATTTTCGGCTCGCATGCGCAGTTGCGCGCGCTTTGCGAGGTCTATGCGAGCGAGGACGCGCAGGAGAAATTCACGCGCGACTTCGTTGCTGCGTGGGTGAAGGTGATGAACCTCGACCGCTTCGATCTGGCTTGA
- a CDS encoding methyltransferase domain-containing protein, with amino-acid sequence MSKAPSLQLDSATLADEYDRLGIRQFNHGLQLLDALDLRERERVLDIGCGTGRLTESAAQRVGAHGEVLGIATARRRRCRMRRRTRESR; translated from the coding sequence ATGTCGAAAGCACCCAGCCTGCAGCTCGATTCTGCCACGCTCGCCGACGAATACGATCGCCTCGGCATCCGCCAGTTCAATCATGGACTTCAACTGCTCGACGCGCTCGATCTGCGCGAACGCGAACGCGTGCTCGACATCGGCTGCGGCACGGGCCGTCTGACGGAATCGGCCGCGCAGCGCGTCGGCGCGCACGGCGAAGTGCTCGGCATCGCGACAGCACGTCGTCGACGTTGTCGAATGCGTCGTCGAACTCGCGAATCTCGTTGA